A window of Rhodococcus sp. SGAir0479 contains these coding sequences:
- a CDS encoding class I adenylate-forming enzyme family protein: MSHPWIRLYPEGVDPEPRLPSGSLVDAWRARVAAHPDGVALRYFDGVLTAADVDEESDALAVALLAKGVRRGDRVGIYLQNIPQYAISMLALWKIGAAALLLNPMYRGRELRHLVEDAGAVGMICADTTAPETAETLRGTAVGWLITTSDLHYQSRNDPRVFAETERAAVRVGDDFTDLVARHRGARPPQFAPGAEDLAIVAYTSGTTGAPKGSRNSHANVLAVARTYGDFVGIADGDVVFAVAPLFHITGAVINATVALIRDCALVFGNRFHPEVTLEAFVEHGVTFTIGSITVFNALYRVATASAEHFASVKTLYSGGAPIPPATVRKFEDRFGHYIHNAFGMTETSSGVVAVPPGVRAPVDAESGSLAIGIPLPLVEARVVDESGDELPYGTPGELELAGPQIISGYLGRPDDTAKTFPGGRLRTGDVAIMDEDGWIHLVDRLKDQINVSGYKVWPREVESALHEHPGVYEAGVTGEPDDYQGERVVAYVALTAGARVTEQELVAFVGDRLAAYKRPRRVHIVDAIPKTLTGKIRRTELRTPSQA; encoded by the coding sequence ATGTCCCACCCGTGGATTCGTCTCTATCCCGAGGGCGTGGATCCGGAACCGCGATTGCCGTCCGGTTCCCTCGTCGACGCCTGGCGGGCGCGGGTGGCGGCGCATCCCGACGGCGTCGCGCTGCGGTACTTCGACGGCGTCCTCACCGCGGCGGACGTCGACGAGGAGTCGGACGCTCTCGCGGTCGCTCTGCTCGCCAAGGGAGTCCGGCGCGGCGACCGGGTCGGGATCTACCTCCAGAACATCCCGCAGTACGCGATCTCCATGCTGGCTCTGTGGAAGATCGGCGCCGCCGCGCTGCTGCTCAATCCGATGTACCGGGGGCGGGAGTTACGGCATCTCGTGGAGGACGCCGGCGCCGTGGGGATGATCTGCGCCGACACCACCGCGCCCGAGACCGCCGAGACGCTGCGCGGCACCGCGGTGGGTTGGCTCATCACGACCAGCGATCTGCACTACCAGAGCCGCAACGATCCGCGGGTGTTCGCAGAGACCGAGCGGGCGGCCGTCCGGGTGGGTGACGACTTCACGGACCTGGTGGCGCGGCATCGCGGCGCCCGGCCGCCGCAGTTCGCGCCCGGCGCCGAGGACCTCGCGATCGTCGCGTACACGTCGGGTACCACCGGCGCACCGAAGGGAAGCCGCAACTCTCACGCGAACGTGCTGGCGGTGGCCCGCACCTATGGCGACTTCGTCGGGATCGCCGACGGCGACGTCGTGTTCGCGGTGGCGCCCCTCTTCCACATCACCGGCGCGGTGATCAACGCGACCGTGGCACTGATCCGGGACTGTGCGCTCGTGTTCGGCAACCGGTTCCATCCCGAGGTCACGCTCGAGGCCTTCGTCGAGCACGGGGTGACCTTCACGATCGGATCGATCACCGTCTTCAACGCGCTCTACCGGGTGGCGACGGCGTCCGCCGAGCACTTCGCCTCGGTCAAGACGCTCTACTCGGGTGGCGCGCCGATCCCTCCGGCGACCGTGCGCAAGTTCGAGGACCGGTTCGGCCACTACATACACAATGCCTTCGGCATGACCGAGACGTCCTCGGGTGTGGTCGCGGTGCCCCCGGGGGTCCGGGCGCCGGTGGACGCCGAGAGCGGGTCGCTGGCGATCGGGATTCCGCTGCCACTCGTGGAGGCACGCGTGGTGGACGAGAGTGGCGACGAGCTCCCGTACGGAACTCCTGGTGAACTGGAACTCGCCGGACCGCAGATCATCTCGGGCTACCTCGGGCGTCCCGACGACACCGCGAAGACCTTCCCGGGCGGCCGACTGCGGACGGGTGACGTCGCGATCATGGACGAGGACGGTTGGATTCATCTCGTCGACCGGCTCAAGGACCAGATCAACGTCTCGGGGTACAAGGTGTGGCCGCGTGAGGTGGAGAGCGCCCTGCACGAACATCCAGGCGTCTACGAGGCGGGCGTGACCGGGGAACCGGACGACTACCAGGGCGAGCGGGTGGTCGCGTACGTCGCCCTCACCGCCGGCGCCCGGGTCACCGAGCAGGAACTCGTCGCTTTCGTCGGAGACCGGCTGGCGGCCTACAAGCGGCCCCGCCGCGTCCACATCGTCGACGCCATCCCCAAGACGCTCACCGGCAAGATTCGGCGGACCGAGCTCCGGACACCGTCGCAGGCATGA
- a CDS encoding serine protease, producing the protein MLRRLSLIFAALVVIAATLGVGTATAAPPRAVLGGGSGIVLDDMYECTLTTIGHDNGGRLVGITAGHCGDAGWSVAPEADPDAGVVGRVAVSNSDYDYGIIEFDPAKVTPVDTIGQVTITDIGMPAQFPAVACKQGRTTGHTCGVVYGDVLQTQETWTQMCVVEGDSGSPVVVGTTLVAMVNAYVGVACLGPELGTNMLPIIENINATGGVGAGFRPI; encoded by the coding sequence ATGCTCCGACGACTTTCCTTGATCTTCGCAGCTTTGGTGGTCATCGCCGCCACTCTCGGGGTCGGCACCGCCACCGCGGCGCCGCCTCGGGCGGTACTGGGCGGCGGCTCGGGCATCGTCCTCGACGACATGTACGAGTGCACGCTCACCACGATCGGGCACGACAACGGCGGCCGGCTCGTCGGCATCACGGCCGGACACTGCGGAGACGCGGGATGGTCCGTCGCGCCCGAGGCCGACCCCGACGCGGGGGTGGTCGGTCGGGTCGCGGTGTCCAACAGCGACTACGACTACGGCATCATCGAGTTCGATCCCGCGAAGGTGACACCGGTCGACACGATCGGACAGGTCACGATCACCGACATCGGCATGCCGGCGCAGTTCCCGGCAGTGGCGTGCAAGCAGGGCCGCACCACCGGACACACGTGCGGCGTGGTGTACGGCGATGTGCTGCAGACGCAGGAGACGTGGACGCAGATGTGCGTCGTCGAGGGTGACTCCGGCTCTCCCGTCGTCGTCGGCACCACGCTGGTGGCGATGGTGAACGCGTACGTCGGGGTGGCGTGCCTCGGTCCCGAGCTCGGAACCAACATGCTGCCCATCATCGAGAACATCAACGCGACCGGAGGAGTCGGAGCGGGCTTCAGACCGATCTGA
- a CDS encoding DUF6319 family protein, whose amino-acid sequence MPPRRRSGAGSSPEHLTAENLETLAAAVAEGKRATVYLREATPSLGIEAGCSAKVVSVEGNTVIIRPKGVNDELPFEAEELRMTRKAPEPVAPSKTPARTAAPARPKAAAPAATRSVAPAPAPATAPAPPKPVAPAPSAARPAPAKTAAPAPAPASAASAPAPAPRRPAKKPQGGVSVTIHAGADNEWTVTVALGAKRPSKAVPVSPDAVDRAVRELGDPAALDAVTSVISAAREAAEERVAALSKELEDARRMLEALGSTT is encoded by the coding sequence ATGCCGCCCCGCAGACGTTCCGGCGCCGGCTCGTCACCGGAACACCTCACCGCGGAGAACCTCGAGACGCTGGCCGCGGCCGTCGCCGAGGGCAAGCGCGCCACCGTGTACCTGCGCGAGGCCACCCCGAGTCTCGGCATCGAAGCCGGGTGCTCCGCGAAAGTGGTTTCTGTGGAAGGGAATACGGTCATCATTCGTCCCAAGGGTGTGAACGACGAACTTCCCTTCGAGGCCGAGGAACTGCGCATGACGCGCAAGGCTCCCGAGCCGGTCGCCCCATCCAAGACGCCGGCCCGTACGGCCGCGCCGGCCAGACCCAAGGCCGCTGCGCCGGCCGCGACGCGATCGGTCGCACCCGCCCCGGCGCCGGCCACCGCGCCTGCGCCGCCCAAGCCGGTCGCACCGGCGCCCTCTGCCGCTCGTCCGGCCCCGGCGAAGACCGCGGCACCGGCACCGGCGCCCGCTTCGGCTGCCTCGGCCCCCGCCCCGGCCCCGCGTCGTCCCGCCAAGAAGCCGCAGGGCGGGGTGAGCGTGACCATCCATGCCGGCGCCGACAACGAGTGGACCGTCACGGTGGCGCTCGGTGCGAAGCGCCCGAGCAAGGCGGTTCCGGTCAGTCCCGACGCAGTGGACCGAGCGGTACGCGAGCTGGGGGACCCGGCGGCCCTCGACGCCGTCACCTCGGTGATCTCCGCTGCTCGCGAGGCTGCGGAAGAGCGTGTGGCGGCGTTGAGCAAGGAGCTCGAGGATGCTCGGCGGATGCTCGAGGCGCTGGGCTCGACCACCTAG
- a CDS encoding adenylate/guanylate cyclase domain-containing protein, with protein MELSEHLEPSALGVIQSEVERQLLGGPRRYTREQVAEVAGVPLERAQRLWVSMGFAIDANPGAVMFTDGDAAALRALVRFVDGGALEPDAVVAATRALGQSMSRLAEWQVAVLNSRLADQLAAARDHAGTLDEDALRTAVDTLTADMLPVVEALQSYVWRRHLAAATARRAGSVGEETTHRTLVVGFADMVGYTSLTRRIRVDELSALLEEFESRTTAVITQGGGWVIKNVGDEVMFAAEQPSDAARIALALQSAHREGPDLRVGMAFGPVLVRFGDLFGEPVNIAARLTSAARAGTILVGTELAASLDDDDELALRSLRPLRVRGYSRLRAFALRARRRPASS; from the coding sequence GTGGAACTGTCCGAACATCTCGAGCCGTCCGCGCTCGGCGTCATCCAGAGCGAGGTCGAGCGACAACTGCTCGGCGGTCCGCGCCGGTACACCCGCGAACAGGTCGCCGAGGTCGCGGGAGTGCCACTCGAACGGGCCCAGAGGCTGTGGGTGTCGATGGGTTTCGCGATCGACGCGAATCCCGGCGCGGTGATGTTCACGGACGGCGACGCCGCCGCCCTGCGCGCTCTCGTCCGCTTCGTCGACGGCGGGGCTCTGGAACCGGATGCCGTGGTGGCCGCCACCCGCGCGCTCGGCCAGTCCATGTCGAGGCTCGCGGAATGGCAGGTCGCAGTACTCAATTCCCGGCTCGCCGACCAACTGGCCGCCGCTCGCGATCACGCGGGCACTCTCGACGAGGACGCCCTGCGGACGGCGGTGGACACTCTGACGGCGGACATGCTCCCCGTCGTCGAGGCCCTCCAGTCGTACGTGTGGCGGCGGCACCTCGCGGCGGCCACCGCGCGCCGCGCCGGCAGTGTCGGGGAGGAGACCACGCACCGGACACTCGTCGTGGGTTTCGCCGACATGGTCGGCTACACGAGCCTGACCCGTCGGATCCGGGTGGACGAGCTCAGCGCACTGCTCGAGGAGTTCGAGTCCCGCACCACCGCCGTCATCACGCAGGGCGGCGGCTGGGTGATCAAGAACGTGGGCGACGAGGTGATGTTCGCGGCCGAACAACCCTCGGACGCGGCGCGAATCGCCCTGGCACTGCAGTCGGCCCACCGCGAGGGGCCCGACCTGCGAGTGGGAATGGCGTTCGGCCCCGTCCTGGTTCGGTTCGGCGATCTGTTCGGCGAACCCGTCAACATCGCCGCCCGCCTGACGAGCGCCGCGCGCGCCGGAACGATTCTGGTGGGGACCGAACTGGCCGCGAGTCTCGACGACGACGACGAGCTCGCGCTCAGATCGCTGCGCCCGCTACGGGTCCGCGGCTACTCTCGTCTGCGCGCGTTCGCGCTGCGCGCACGGCGCCGGCCTGCGTCGTCGTGA
- a CDS encoding TetR/AcrR family transcriptional regulator: protein MGTDAVGATEPEQDPRKARSRARLLDAAATLLAKGGTEAVTIDAVTKLAKVARATLYRHFDSGTELVAAAFGRLVPPAPEVSAAGDLREQLIELLTGQARMIEEAPMHITALCWMGMGPSLDGYSSASELETAGAPGPDKPELRSLREHVVVQYRAAFDHVLGSEAARAQLGDFDYDLALAQLMGPLVFTRLATLAPLGPEACVRIVDDFLAARAADSGGEDSGEDRTAAAVDGTVA from the coding sequence ATGGGTACTGACGCGGTCGGCGCCACCGAACCGGAGCAGGATCCCCGAAAGGCGCGCTCACGTGCGCGGTTGCTCGACGCGGCCGCGACTCTGCTCGCCAAGGGCGGCACCGAGGCTGTCACGATCGATGCCGTCACGAAACTCGCCAAGGTCGCCCGCGCGACGTTGTACCGGCACTTCGACAGCGGTACCGAACTGGTCGCCGCAGCGTTCGGGCGCCTGGTCCCACCGGCCCCCGAGGTGTCGGCGGCGGGCGATCTGCGCGAGCAGCTGATCGAATTGCTGACCGGTCAGGCGCGGATGATCGAGGAAGCGCCCATGCACATCACCGCACTGTGCTGGATGGGAATGGGTCCGTCGCTCGACGGTTATTCCAGCGCCTCCGAGCTCGAGACCGCCGGTGCGCCCGGCCCGGACAAGCCGGAGTTGCGTTCGCTGCGCGAGCACGTCGTCGTGCAGTACCGCGCGGCGTTCGACCACGTCCTGGGATCGGAGGCGGCCCGCGCTCAGCTCGGCGACTTCGATTACGACCTCGCGTTGGCGCAGCTGATGGGCCCGCTCGTCTTCACCCGGCTGGCCACGCTGGCCCCGCTGGGCCCGGAGGCGTGCGTGCGGATCGTCGACGACTTCCTGGCCGCCCGGGCGGCGGACTCGGGAGGCGAGGATTCCGGGGAGGATCGGACAGCCGCGGCGGTCGACGGTACGGTGGCCTGA
- a CDS encoding MFS transporter — protein MAGKYTRTADRMTWGQIWTLTVACAAVALVVAAMAALNTALADLARDTGATQSQLTWIVDGYTLTLACLLLPSGALGDRYGRRGLLVIGLLLFGLASASPILFDAPTQIIGARAVTGVGAAFVMPATLSILTASFPARQRARAVGIWSGVAGSGGIAGLLGSGLLLEQWTWHAIFIGLAGVSAVLFVLTFTIPSSRDDTPSPFDVRGAVLSATAIGVFVLGIIEAPQRGWLDPWVLAAIVGGLAAGAVFAVVEARTAHPLLDVRLFRNRTFGVGATSLLLQFLATFGLFFLIVQHLQLVLGYSPLQSALALAPIAVVVIGLSVAAPWLIPRIGLRILTCVGLAVLGVALAMIGQLDAGSSYRDVAVPLVIASIGLGLCTAPATTAIVQNTPTAKQGVASAVNDATREIGAAIGVALAGSVLAAGYGRNIQPAVDAVPDAAKQPVSDSLAAALEVSKAAGPQGGQLADFAKDAFLHGMQEASTVLAGIMLVTAVVLGFWAPGGRGIAAIAEEPAPPTLADVD, from the coding sequence ATGGCTGGAAAGTACACCCGAACAGCCGACCGGATGACCTGGGGCCAGATCTGGACGCTCACCGTCGCCTGCGCGGCCGTCGCGTTGGTCGTGGCGGCGATGGCGGCCCTGAACACCGCGCTGGCCGACCTCGCCCGTGACACCGGGGCCACGCAGTCGCAGCTGACGTGGATCGTCGACGGGTACACGCTCACCCTCGCGTGCCTGCTGCTGCCGTCCGGCGCGCTCGGCGACCGGTACGGCCGCCGGGGACTGCTCGTGATCGGGCTGCTGCTGTTCGGCCTGGCATCGGCGTCGCCGATCCTCTTCGACGCTCCGACGCAGATCATCGGGGCCCGCGCCGTCACCGGCGTGGGTGCGGCGTTCGTGATGCCGGCGACCCTGTCGATCCTCACCGCGAGCTTCCCGGCCCGCCAGCGTGCCCGCGCGGTCGGGATCTGGTCCGGGGTGGCCGGTTCGGGTGGCATCGCCGGCCTCCTGGGATCGGGTCTCCTGCTCGAGCAGTGGACGTGGCACGCGATCTTCATCGGCCTGGCCGGGGTGTCCGCCGTGTTGTTCGTGCTGACCTTCACGATCCCGTCGTCGCGCGACGACACCCCCTCGCCGTTCGACGTCCGGGGCGCCGTGCTGAGCGCCACCGCGATCGGCGTGTTCGTACTGGGCATCATCGAAGCGCCACAGCGGGGTTGGCTCGACCCGTGGGTGCTGGCCGCGATCGTCGGCGGTCTCGCCGCGGGCGCGGTGTTCGCGGTGGTGGAAGCGCGCACCGCGCATCCCCTCCTGGACGTACGCCTGTTCCGCAACCGCACGTTCGGGGTCGGGGCGACGTCGCTGCTGCTGCAGTTCCTCGCGACGTTCGGGCTGTTCTTCCTGATCGTGCAGCACCTGCAGCTGGTGCTCGGCTACTCGCCGCTCCAGTCCGCGCTCGCGCTGGCACCGATCGCGGTGGTGGTGATCGGTCTGTCCGTCGCGGCGCCGTGGCTCATCCCGCGCATCGGGCTGCGCATCCTGACGTGCGTCGGCCTCGCCGTCCTCGGCGTCGCGTTGGCGATGATCGGGCAGCTCGACGCGGGCAGCTCGTACCGCGATGTCGCCGTCCCACTGGTGATCGCGTCGATCGGGCTCGGTCTGTGCACCGCGCCGGCGACCACCGCCATCGTGCAGAACACGCCGACCGCGAAACAGGGTGTGGCGTCGGCCGTCAACGACGCCACCCGCGAGATCGGGGCGGCGATCGGCGTCGCCCTCGCCGGCAGCGTGCTGGCCGCCGGCTACGGGCGGAACATCCAGCCCGCGGTCGACGCGGTTCCGGACGCGGCGAAGCAGCCGGTGAGCGACTCCCTCGCCGCAGCGCTCGAGGTGTCGAAGGCGGCCGGCCCGCAGGGCGGTCAGCTCGCCGACTTCGCCAAGGACGCGTTTCTGCACGGCATGCAGGAGGCATCGACAGTCCTGGCCGGGATCATGCTCGTCACCGCCGTCGTGCTCGGATTCTGGGCCCCCGGCGGGCGCGGGATCGCCGCGATCGCCGAGGAGCCCGCGCCGCCCACGTTGGCCGACGTGGACTGA
- a CDS encoding ATP-binding cassette domain-containing protein, with the protein MSLLEAANLTKSFSTRRDLLGRRTGWTHAVRDVSFTLDAGECLAVVGESGAGKSTVGRMVLRLIEPDTGTIGFDGEDVRAAKPAGLRQMRRRMQMIFQDPHSSLDPRMTVVDAVIEPLIVHTDLDRAARRARARELLDKVGIGTRYLGRYPAELSGGQLQRVAIARALTLEPKMIVCDEPVAALDVSVRAQVLNLLRDLQEELGLAYLFVCHDLALIEVIADRVMVMKSGEVVETGTVDQIYNSPREDYTRQLLDAVPVPVPRAARHR; encoded by the coding sequence ATGAGCCTGCTCGAGGCCGCGAATCTGACGAAGTCGTTCTCCACCCGCCGAGACCTGCTGGGCCGCCGCACCGGCTGGACGCACGCGGTCCGGGACGTCTCGTTCACTCTCGATGCCGGCGAATGCCTCGCGGTGGTCGGCGAGTCCGGGGCCGGGAAGTCGACGGTCGGGCGAATGGTGTTACGGCTGATCGAACCCGACACGGGCACGATCGGTTTCGACGGTGAGGACGTGCGGGCCGCGAAGCCCGCCGGGCTGCGGCAGATGCGTCGACGAATGCAGATGATCTTCCAGGATCCGCACTCGTCGCTCGATCCGCGCATGACCGTGGTCGACGCCGTCATCGAGCCCCTGATCGTGCACACCGATCTCGATCGGGCCGCCCGTCGCGCCCGCGCACGGGAACTGCTGGACAAGGTCGGTATCGGCACGCGATACCTCGGCCGGTACCCGGCCGAACTGTCCGGCGGTCAGCTGCAGCGCGTCGCGATCGCCCGCGCCCTCACCCTCGAGCCGAAGATGATCGTGTGCGACGAACCCGTGGCCGCGCTGGACGTCTCGGTTCGGGCGCAGGTGCTCAACCTGCTGCGGGACCTGCAGGAGGAGCTCGGGCTGGCGTATCTGTTCGTGTGCCACGACCTCGCGCTCATCGAGGTCATCGCCGACCGGGTGATGGTCATGAAGTCCGGTGAGGTCGTGGAGACCGGCACCGTCGACCAGATCTACAACTCCCCCCGCGAGGACTACACCCGTCAACTCCTCGATGCGGTCCCCGTGCCCGTTCCGCGGGCGGCCCGGCACCGCTGA
- a CDS encoding ABC transporter ATP-binding protein encodes MAATDTLVRPDGTGARPGEPLLRVRDLTVQFPAGRKDWVTAVDGVSFDVAAGESVALVGESGSGKTVSSLAVMGLTPDTGGRIARGSVEFDGRNLTQLPAKQWRDLRGTGMGMIFQQPIRSLNPAYTVGDQIAESVRRHLGLDRKAAMARAVEMLELVQIPRAADRVREYPHAFSGGMCQRVMIAMVMACNPRLLIADEPTTALDVTVQETILQLLRDLQEQTGISLLFVTHDLGVVAELCERVVVMYAGEVIEDGRADEVFFSPGHPYTSGLLASIPRPGLSADRRLTAIPGRIPAAGEWPAGCHFHDRCTHARAGLCDVDHPVLAETSTGRSVRCLRAADLHLEGVSAS; translated from the coding sequence ATGGCAGCAACTGACACGCTCGTCCGCCCCGACGGCACCGGTGCCCGGCCGGGCGAACCGCTGCTGCGAGTGCGGGATCTGACGGTGCAGTTCCCGGCCGGGCGCAAGGACTGGGTGACCGCCGTCGACGGCGTCTCGTTCGACGTGGCGGCCGGCGAATCGGTCGCGCTGGTGGGCGAATCCGGCTCCGGAAAGACGGTGTCGTCGCTGGCGGTGATGGGCCTGACGCCCGACACCGGTGGTCGGATCGCCCGCGGCAGCGTCGAATTCGACGGGCGGAACCTCACACAGCTGCCGGCCAAGCAGTGGCGGGACCTGCGCGGCACCGGAATGGGAATGATCTTCCAGCAGCCCATCCGTAGCCTCAACCCGGCCTACACGGTCGGCGACCAGATCGCCGAATCCGTGCGCCGACACCTCGGCCTCGACCGCAAGGCCGCGATGGCGCGAGCGGTGGAGATGCTCGAACTGGTGCAGATCCCGCGGGCCGCGGACCGGGTGCGCGAGTACCCACACGCATTCAGCGGCGGCATGTGCCAGCGAGTGATGATCGCGATGGTGATGGCGTGCAACCCGCGGTTGCTGATCGCCGACGAGCCGACCACCGCGCTCGACGTCACGGTGCAGGAGACGATCCTGCAGCTGTTGCGGGACCTGCAGGAGCAGACAGGCATCTCGCTGCTGTTCGTCACCCACGACCTCGGGGTGGTCGCCGAACTGTGCGAGCGGGTGGTGGTCATGTACGCCGGGGAAGTCATCGAGGACGGCCGCGCCGACGAGGTCTTCTTCTCGCCCGGGCACCCGTACACGTCCGGGTTGCTCGCCTCGATCCCGCGGCCGGGCCTGTCCGCCGACCGGCGGTTGACCGCGATCCCGGGACGCATTCCTGCGGCCGGTGAGTGGCCCGCCGGGTGCCACTTCCACGACCGCTGCACTCACGCCCGCGCCGGGCTCTGTGACGTCGACCATCCCGTCCTGGCCGAGACGAGTACCGGCCGCAGCGTGCGGTGTCTGCGTGCGGCCGATCTGCATCTGGAAGGAGTGAGCGCGTCATGA
- a CDS encoding ABC transporter permease — translation MTNTLPSDTAPERVPGTAGRVWGFARRRPVTVIAGAFVLLLVVTAIFAPVIAPYDPYAQDVVNRLQAPSSAHWLGTDDYGRDVLSRLIYGSRISLQASLQAVALALVLGLPLGVIAGYRGGWVDTILTRIMDALMSAPALVLAITIVAVLGSGITNAMLAVGLVMAPRFYRVARASTMDVRGDTYIEASVALGCTTSRTIVRHILPNVMPPIVLVISVSLGTAVAAEASLSFLGLGAKAPAASWGSMLSTAASNMQLAPYLVWPPGVMIFLTVLAFTYLGDGIRRSLTRSRNGSN, via the coding sequence ATGACGAACACTCTGCCTTCCGACACCGCGCCGGAGCGCGTGCCCGGGACCGCCGGGCGAGTGTGGGGCTTCGCGCGGCGGCGACCGGTGACGGTGATCGCCGGGGCGTTCGTGCTGCTGCTGGTGGTGACGGCGATCTTCGCGCCGGTGATCGCGCCCTACGACCCGTACGCGCAGGACGTGGTGAACCGGCTGCAGGCGCCGTCATCGGCGCACTGGCTCGGGACCGACGACTACGGCCGGGACGTGTTGAGCCGGTTGATCTACGGGTCGCGGATCTCGTTGCAGGCGTCGCTGCAGGCGGTCGCGCTCGCGTTGGTGCTGGGTCTGCCACTGGGCGTGATCGCCGGCTATCGCGGCGGCTGGGTGGACACGATCCTGACCCGGATCATGGACGCGTTGATGAGCGCGCCGGCCCTGGTGCTGGCGATCACGATCGTGGCGGTGCTCGGCTCGGGCATCACCAATGCGATGCTGGCCGTGGGTCTGGTGATGGCGCCGCGGTTCTACCGGGTGGCGCGGGCGTCGACGATGGACGTGCGCGGGGACACCTACATCGAGGCCTCGGTGGCCTTGGGGTGCACCACGTCCCGCACGATCGTGCGGCACATCCTGCCCAACGTGATGCCGCCCATCGTGCTGGTCATCTCGGTGTCGCTGGGCACGGCGGTCGCGGCGGAGGCGAGCCTGAGCTTCCTGGGGCTGGGCGCCAAGGCGCCGGCCGCGAGCTGGGGTTCGATGCTCTCGACCGCGGCGTCCAACATGCAGCTGGCGCCGTATCTGGTGTGGCCGCCCGGTGTGATGATCTTCCTGACCGTGCTGGCGTTCACGTATCTCGGCGACGGGATTCGCCGATCCTTGACGAGGAGTCGCAATGGCAGCAACTGA
- a CDS encoding ABC transporter permease — protein sequence MLRYAGRRLLAAIPLLLIVPLGIFLLIDLAPGDPAVILAGEDPTPERLAQLRATLNLDQNVFVRYLDWVGGVLRGDLGVSLLSDQSVAELLLRRMATTLSLVGFAMVVAVVVGVVLGVLGSLRPGGVVDRAINVIASVAIAIPAFWFGLVLVSLFAVSNQIFPAFGYVPLSDGVVPWFQHLVLPGVALALLPAAEVTLQLRSALGQVMGSDYILNAKARGLGQASVVLKHGLKNACIPVVTVLGFRVAEVLGGAVTIEIIYSMPGMGSLAVNSVQNHDVPVLLGFVLFTTCVVVIVNLLVDISYGYFNPKVRA from the coding sequence ATGTTGCGTTATGCCGGTAGGCGGTTGCTGGCGGCGATTCCGCTGCTGCTGATCGTGCCGTTGGGGATATTCCTGTTGATCGATCTGGCGCCGGGTGATCCGGCGGTCATCCTGGCGGGCGAGGACCCGACACCGGAGCGGCTCGCCCAGCTGCGCGCCACCCTGAATCTGGATCAGAACGTGTTCGTGCGGTACCTGGACTGGGTCGGGGGCGTGCTGCGGGGCGATCTCGGAGTGTCGCTGCTGTCGGACCAGTCGGTGGCCGAACTGCTGCTGCGCCGGATGGCGACGACGCTGTCGCTGGTCGGGTTCGCGATGGTCGTGGCCGTAGTCGTCGGTGTGGTCCTCGGTGTGCTGGGGTCGTTGCGCCCCGGCGGCGTGGTGGACCGGGCGATCAACGTCATCGCGTCGGTCGCGATCGCCATTCCGGCGTTCTGGTTCGGTCTGGTCCTGGTGTCGCTGTTCGCGGTGTCGAACCAGATCTTCCCGGCCTTCGGATACGTCCCGCTCTCGGACGGGGTGGTGCCGTGGTTCCAGCACCTGGTGCTGCCGGGCGTGGCGCTGGCACTGCTGCCGGCCGCGGAGGTGACACTGCAGTTGCGGTCGGCCCTGGGCCAGGTGATGGGCAGTGACTACATCCTCAACGCGAAGGCGCGGGGGCTGGGGCAGGCCAGTGTGGTCCTCAAGCACGGACTCAAGAACGCGTGCATCCCGGTGGTGACGGTGCTCGGATTCCGGGTCGCCGAGGTGCTCGGCGGGGCGGTGACGATCGAGATCATCTACAGCATGCCGGGGATGGGCAGCCTCGCGGTCAACAGCGTGCAGAACCACGACGTGCCGGTGCTGCTCGGGTTCGTGCTGTTCACCACCTGCGTGGTGGTGATCGTGAATCTGCTGGTCGACATCTCGTACGGCTACTTCAACCCGAAGGTGCGCGCATGA